One genomic window of Nicotiana sylvestris chromosome 10, ASM39365v2, whole genome shotgun sequence includes the following:
- the LOC138879686 gene encoding uncharacterized protein produces the protein MRDLSREQNPKQKGTLPSDTIANPKGSRSGPASHIIAITTQSGKVLQGGSEQVVELEEPEHEVEVEEPSVVEVEKVPEDLKVQEENREEVKEKVKEIPKTIPPIPRPSPPFPQRLARKVDDCKLEMFYDILKQLSTNIPFVEAFQEMSEDPGAFTIPCTIGAHDIARALCDNGASINLMPLAIYTQAGLGTPRPTSMRLQMVDCSIKKPVGIIDDVLVKVGKFHLPADFVILDCAVEKEIPIILGRPFLATGKALMDLERNEIKFCINDEEVTFQASKGMKLLYKYESISVIDVVDKVKDAVEMKMEEQCLGEALAPILVNFDGEDMEGYMESVNALEWLGSYTYAPAKLSLDLENRATPPAKPSIIDPP, from the exons atgagagacctctctagggaacaaaatcccaagcaaaaagggacacttccaagtgacacaattgcgaacccaaagGGTAGTAGGAGTGGTCCAGCTTCTCATATCATTGCAATTACTACTCAGAGTGGGAAGGTACTACAAGGAGGGAGTGAACAAGTGGTTGAATTAGAAGAGCCCGAACATGAGGTTGAGGTTGAAGAGCCAAGTGttgttgaagttgaaaaggttccgGAAGATTTGAAAGTGCAAGAAGAAAATCGGGAAgaggtaaaggaaaaggtaaaagagatACCAAAAACTATACCTCCTATTCCTAGACCTTCTCCTCCATTCCCTCAAAGACTTGCTAGGAAGGTTGATGATTGCAAACTCGAAATGTTCTATGACATTCTCAAGCAATTATCGACGAATAttccatttgtggaagcatttcaagagatgtcgg aagacccgggagcttttactattccatgcactattggggcACATGATATTGCAAGAGCCCTTTGTGATAATGGGGCTAGCATAAACTTAATGCCTCTTGCCATTTACACGCAAGCAGGATTAGGTACGCCAAGGCCCACaagtatgagattgcaaatggtcgATTGTTCCATAAAGAAACCGGTGGGAATTATCGATGATGTGCTTGTTAAAGTGGGAAAGTTTCATTTACCCGCCGATTTCGTAATCCTTGATTGTGCGGTTGaaaaagagatccctatcattttggggagaccatTCCTAGCCACAGGAAAAGCACTAATGGATTTGGAACGGAATGAGATCAAATTCTGTATAAATGATGAAGAGGTCACATTCCAAGCAAGCAAGGGTATGAAACTATTGTATAAATATGAAAGCATctcggtgattgatgttgttgataaAGTGAAAGATGCGGTTGAAATGaagatggaagaacaatgcctTGGTGAGGCGTTGGCGCCTATTTTGGTAAACTTTGATGGTGAAGATATGGAAGGATATATGGAATCAGTCAATGCATTGGAGTGGCTTGGGTCCTACACTTATGCTCCGGCGAAGCTCTCTCTCGACTTAGAGAATAGAGCCACTCCTCCCGCAAAGCCTTCTATCATTGATCCACCATAA